In Sorghum bicolor cultivar BTx623 chromosome 10, Sorghum_bicolor_NCBIv3, whole genome shotgun sequence, one genomic interval encodes:
- the LOC110431134 gene encoding sal-like protein 3: MPVTPLDWTWPFCGMALPAGCPWVPRPHRQPPLQAAWLLLQPLHHGQQHRLLSASRRPRPTPPAAAAPTAAAAAPVAAPPVPAPPSRETRSQTASLPPPIQQYSFTAGSTTLASPLPANSRAAMADPNWRAAMTDEYKALIDNGT; the protein is encoded by the coding sequence ATGCCGGTGACCCCGTTGGACTGGACCTGGCCATTTTGTGGCATGGCGCTGCCCGCCGGGTGCCCTTGGGTGCCTCGCCCCCACCGCCAGCCCCCTCTGCAAGCAGCGTGGCTGCTCCTGCAGCCGCTGCATCACGGACAGCAGCACCGCCTCCTCTCCGCGTCTCGACGTCCTCGTCCGACTCCACCAGCGGCCGCTGCTCCTACAGCTGCAGCGGCAGCACCGGTGGCGGCACCGCCGGTCCCAGCTCCTCCCTCCCGGGAGACGCGATCCCAGACGGCATCATTACCACCGCCCATCCAGCAGTACAGTTTCACTGCAGGTTCCACGACGCTGGCTTCCCCGCTGCCTGCCAACTCACGTGCTGCTATGGCGGATCCTAATTGGCGGGCGGCCATGACCGACGAGTACAAGGCGCTCATCGACAATGGCACCTAG
- the LOC110431135 gene encoding uncharacterized protein LOC110431135, producing MRLSTANTSDHVFLLQKSLYGLKLLPRAWYQRFAGFVQRSGFTASISGTSLFVYKEGADVAYLLLYVDDIILTASSPVLLQRIIRLHHSEFAITDLGELHHFLGISVTWTSDGLFLSQRQYAMDLLKRAGMAKCHSTATLVDTQAKLSAMDGAPVADATQYRSQAGALQYLTLTRPDIAYAIQLVCLFMHDPCEPHLALLKRVPQYVKGTLFTGLHLGVGGFDSLIAYSDADWAGCSDSWCSTSGYCVFLGDNLVSWSSKRQTMVSHSSAEAEYRAVAHAVAKTCWLRQLLQELHAPIASATIVYCDNVSAVYMTANPVHHRRTKHIEIDIHFVCDKVALGPVRLLHVPSSHQFADIMTKGLPVQLFPDFRSSLCVRDTPA from the coding sequence ATGAGACTGTCTACTGCCAACACCTCCGACCACGTCTTCCTCCTGCAAAAGTCCCTGTACGGACTTAAGCTGTTGCCTAGGGCTTGGTACCAGCGGTTTGCCGGCTTTGTTCAGCGCTCCGGCTTCACTGCTTCAATCTCCGGCACGTCCCTCTTTGTTTACAAGGAGGGCGCCGACGTCGCCTACCTGCTgctctatgtcgacgacatcattTTGACTGCTTCGTCACCTGTTCTACTTCAGCGCATCATTCGGCTTCATCACTCTGAGTTCGCCATAACAGATCTCGGGGAGCTCCATCACTTCCTCGGGATCTCTGTCACGTGGACCTCCGACGGCCTCTTCCTCTCCCAGCGACAGTATGCCATGGACCTGCTCAAGCGTGCCGGCATGGCCAAGTGTCACTCTACAGCGACTCTTGTGGACACTCAGGCCAAGCTCTCAGCTATGGATGGTGCTCCGGTGGCGGATGCTACCCAGTACCGCAGTCAGGCTGGCGCTCTACAGTACCTCACGCTAACTCGTCCGGACATCGCCTATGCCATCCAGCTGGTTTGCCTCTTCATGCATGACCCGTGTGAGCCTCATCTGGCGTTGCTCAAGCGTGTCCCCCAGTATGTGAAGGGCACTCTGTTCACCGGGCTTCACCTTGGTGTTGGCGGCTTCGACAGTTTGATCGCTTACTCTGATGCTGATTGGGCTGGATGTTCGGACTCCTGGTGCTCCACTTCAGGCTACTGTGTCTTCCTCGGTGACAACTTAGTCTCTTGGTCCTCTAAACGACAAACTATGGTTTCTCATTCGAGTGCGGAGGCTGAGTATCGTGCCGTTGCTCACGCTGTGGCTAAGACTTGTTGGCTCCGACAGCTGCTTCAGGAGCTCCATGCGCCCATTGCTTCAGCAACGATCGTTTACTGTGACAACGTCAGCGCCGTCTATATGACTGCCAACCCAGTACATCATCGTCGCACGAAGCATATTGAGATAGACATCcactttgtttgtgacaaagtgGCCTTGGGACCGGTTCGATTGCTCCATGTCCCATCGTCTCATCAGTTCGCGGACATCATGACTAAAGGGTTACCTGTACAGTTGTTTCCTGATTTTAGGTCTAGTCTCTGTGTTCGTGACACTCCCGCTTAG